The genome window CCGAGTCACTGAGTGATGATTTTTCAGAACGGCCCTTAGTAAACAGGGGTTAATCCGGCGAAACCACAGCGGGCCGCTTCCGCATGGACAAGCGATACAGTAACGGAATAACAAACAACGTCAGGACGGTAGAAAATACTAACCCCGCCACAATAGCCGTTGCAACAGGCCCCCAAATTAATGATTTACCACCGAGTCCCGTGGCTAATGAGAAGAGCCCTGCAATGGTGGTTAGCGATGTGATTAAAATGGGGATGACCCGTCTGCGCGAGGCATACAAGGTCGCATGTAAAACACTCATGCCTTTGTCTAACCGCTGATTGGCTGCCGAAATCAGCACGATAGCCGCATTCACGGCGATACCAGCCAGCGCAACCACGCCGTATAGCGTATACAAGCTGAGCGGATTATTCGTTAGCCATAAACCCAAAACAACACCAGTAAACGCCATAGGAACCGTTACCAATATAATTAAAGGCTGTGAGTAACTGGTAAACTGAGTCCCTAAAATGAGATACATAACGCCAACACCAAATAAAAACAGCAAACCGATGTAATCCATGCTTTCTTTGATATCGTCTAGCTCGCCTGAGAAGTCGAGCCCCAGTGTTGGATAACGACTTTGCAGTTTCTCATCCCATTGAGCTTGTAACCAGGTATTGGCAGCAACGGTATCCATGCCCCCTTCCCGCAAGTCGGCTTCGACCGTTATAGCCCGTCGGAAGTTGTAATGTCGTATATTCCCGAGGGTGGTTTGATATTGAGCGTTCACCAGTGCATTTAATGGCACCATAACACCATTTTTATCTGGTATACGGAACGCCAGCAAATCATCGATGCGCTGATATCGACCGGGAGCCGCTTTAATGCGCACTTCTAATTTTTGCCCCTGTGATTGCATATCAGCCACCACTTCGCCATCGACCAAAAGTTGCACCGCACGCAGCACATCCGCCGGATTAATACCGGCCTGTGTAATGGCGGTATAATCGGGCTGCATGGTCAACGACATCCGCCCCGCACCTGCATCATCTGTAATATCGCGGATATCAGGCTGCTCACTCATTACCGCTTGTAAATCATTGGCGGCTGAGCGAAGTTCTTCGTAGTTATCACCACGGACTTTGACACTAATCGGCTTAGATACGGGTGGCCCACCAGCCAAACGCAAAAAGGAGATACGCACCGGACCGATAACACTGGTCACTTCGTCGCGCATGGCATCCATCAGCTCATCTACGCTGCGGTTATCAGGCGTTTTGGGCTGCAATCCAACCACTATTTGACCATAGTGATCGCCAAAATAAGGCTCCCGATCGGTAAACATCTGACCCGAATAACTGGCTAACGCCAATGTATCTTCCGGACGTAAAAACTGACGTGCTCGGTCTTCAACAACCTGTACGACCTCTAAGGTGCGCTCTAAGCGCGTATCCGGTGGCATTTCTACGTTAATATAAAAGACACGCTTGGCATCTGAGGCAAAGAAATCCATCTTAATAAAACCTGCACCAATTAATCCCATAGCGCCAACAAAGACAGAAAAGACAATGATTAATGTGAGGTATGGGCGCCGTAACGATTTAAGCAGGGCACGAATATAAGTCCGTTGGATTTTTGCGGTGATGCGCTGCCGCCGTTGCTGCATTTTTGAGGGCTTATCAAAACTTATTTTTGCAACCAATACATGCGCCGGCAACATCCAGAACGCCTCAACCAGCGAAATAGCCAAAGCAATGGTCACAACGAGCGGTATGACCCGCATAAAATCACCCAATATACCGGGTAGCAACATGAGAGGCATGAAAGCTGCCATGGTTGTCAGTACGGCGCTGGTAACGGGCTGAGCTACTTCTCTTAATGAATCTAAAGCCGCTTCTAACGGTGTCACCCCATGCTGAAGCCGGTGGTAAATAGCCTCCACCACAACGACGGCATCATCAACCAACATACCTAAAACAATAACAACACCGATGAGTACTACCACATTTAAGGTTTCACCCATCATCCAGAGCACCCAAAACGTACCGGCTAATATAAAAGGAATACCAATCGCCGTTAGTACTGCAATGCGTAACCCTAAAAATAGCCAAGCCACCAGCAATACTAGCAACAAGCCTATTAGTGCATTATTTTGCATGAGCGAAATGGCTTGGCGAGTAGGGACGGTTTGATCGTCTAAGAGCTCTAAACGAACGCCACTTTTAACCTCTAGTTGGTTACGCTCTCCCATGTATTCTCGAACAGCACTCACGAGATCGAGTGTGTTAGCGCTGTCTTTTTTCATGATCGCAAATACAACAGCGGGACGATCATCAACACGCGCTAATTGTGCCGACTTTTTTGTTGTACGCACGACATCAGCCAAACGGCTTAATCGCAGATCACCTGTCGCCCCAACCAGAGGAATTTGCATAACATCATCGGTTTGATCGCTTCGGCCCTCTAAACGAACAAGCCAGCTTTGATCCCCCAAGGAAACCGACCCTGCCGAAACATCTTTAAACCAAAGCGCTACAGAATCAGACACCTGGGCAGGGCTAATCCCTAAGGCTTGCAAGCGCTCTAAATTAAGCTGCACTTGTATCTCGGGATCATCTAACGCAATGGCATCAACCCGATCAACGCCCGCGATTCGCTCTAGATCTTTGCGGACAATTTCAGCCTGCTGGCGTAAATTATCATCTTGCGCAGCGGCGGTCACAGCCAACATGGCACTTGGAAAGGCGTTCCCCGAGGTGATTTCAATGATCCAAGGCTCGCTGGCTTCATCAGGTAACTCGGCCTCAGCATTTTGGAGTTCTCGACGAATCGAGCTCACGTGTTTATCAAACGTGCGCTCATCGATATCTTCAAAGCGTATCAGCATACTGGATACACCTTCCCGACTGTTAGATGACACAAAGCGCATATCAGAAATAGAGCGCACAGCATCTTCTAAGGGATTAGTTACCCGTAACTCAACATCTTGGGCTGAGGCCCCCGGTAAAGTCGTTGTTACAGATATCCAGTTGAAATTGATCGTCGGGTCTTGCTGGCGCGGTAACATCATATACGCCGTCATACCAATGACGAGGACTAGGATAAAGGTGAGGTTCGCCAGTACATGGTTATTGAGCAGTCGGGTTATCACGCTCATCCTCTCCCTGCTCGATCGTAATCTCATCTCCATCATTAAGGACGTACTGACCACTCACGATCAATTGCGCTGTTGGGCTAAGGCGCGTCGTCACAGACTGCCCCGGCTTAGCGCCCGGTATAGCGGCAAATCGAGCTTTATTGCCATCCGCTAACATGACACCGACTTGATTGCCCCGTGTGACAGTATACATAGCGGGGATAGAAGGCTGTGCCTTTTGCCACACAAGCTCTCCAGTAGCGCCGCTCAGCGCTTGCGCTTGCGCGAATTCAAGCCGCACTTCTTGGGTGCGAGCTGTTGACTTAATAAAAGGTAAGATGGATCGCACAGTCACTGGATAGCGATTCTCTCCTGTGCGTAACCAAATATTTTCACTGGCGCCCAAGCTTGTGACTTGCTCGGGTTGTAAAGCTGCACTCACTTCGCCGCGACGTGTATCTAGCAACTTAACCACAGCGGCCCCTGAAGGTAGCAACGCTCCTGGCGCGGTATAGACCTCAGTCACCACACCATCAAAAGGTGCTAACACAGAGCAACGACCAACGTTCAAGGCCGAGATAGCCTCTTCTGCTTTCCCGCCCTGTAATTGCGCCCATAGCGAGTTGAGTTCAGATTGTCGCTGATTAAGCACATCAACCGATACACTACCCGTAGTTTGCAACTTTTTGGTTCGCTTTAATTGCCGACTGGCTAACCCAACTTGGCTTGAAAGAGACTTCGCACGCTGTTTAGCTTGCTCTTCGTATAAGAGATAATCCTGGCAATCGAGCTCAGCAAGTGCCTGACCTTTAGCGACGGAATCCCCCACTTTGACCGGTAACTCAAGCAATTTAGCGGTAATTTCAGCGCTAACAACAATGTGCTGCTCGTTTACAACGGTAGCAGGAGCCGTTAGTTCTTCGAAGCTAACAACAGAAGATAAGGGTTTTACGATCACAGGCGTAGCAGCATACAAGGGGGCACAAAAAGCAATCAAGCCTCCCGCAACGCTGCACAATACGTCCTTATTTATACACTTCAACATGTAGAACCATCCATTATGTTCATTGATACGCTAGCGATGAATAAGCGACATTATCGTATCAGTACTAACAACACAAAGCCCAGACAAGCTGGGCTTTGTGTTGTTCTAAATAACGCGAGAGCCAACTTATAGACGCACCTCTATCCCACGCGCTTGCATATACGCTTTAGCCTCTGGAATTGAGTATTCATTAAAGTGGAAGATGGAGGCTGCCAGCACAGCATCGGCCTTTCCTTCAATCACTCCGTCTACTAAATGATCTAAGTTACCAACGCCACCCGATGCAATTACAGGAACATGAACCGCTTCAGATATTGCGCGGGTAACACCTAGATCATAACCGTTTTTTACGCCGTCCTGATCCATAGACGTGAGCAAAATTTCGCCAGCGCCATAATCGACCATTTTTTTGGCCCACTCAACCGCGTCTAAACCTGTCGGTTTGCGACCACCATGAGTGAAAATTTCCCAGCGGTCTTCCTCATCGGCTTTTGATACTTTTTTAGCATCTATCGCGACTACAATACACTGAGAACCAAAGCGTTGTGCGGCTTCACGCACAAACTCTGGATTAAACACGGCAGCACTATTAATTGATACTTTATCCGCACCAGCATTAAGCATGGTACGAATATCATCACACGTACGAATCCCTCCACCTACAGTGAGCGGGATAAAAACCTGTGATGCCATTTTTTCAACGGTATGTACCATTGTGTCGCGGCCTTCATGCGTAGCCGTTATATCAAGAAAAGTGATCTCGTCTGCGCCTTGCTCATCATAACGCTTGGCGACTTCAACCGGGTCGCCTGCGTCGCGAATATCCAGAAACTGCACGCCTTTAACAACACGGCCGTTTTCAACATCAAGGCAAGGAATAATACGTTTTGCGAGTGCCACGTTACGTTCTCCGATAGCTGCTTGTTTGGTAAGCCTTGTTTAAGGCTTACCATCCCAGTTCAAAAAGTTTTTTAGTAACTGTAAGCCTACCGTGTGGCTTTTTTCA of Neptunomonas phycophila contains these proteins:
- a CDS encoding efflux RND transporter permease subunit yields the protein MSVITRLLNNHVLANLTFILVLVIGMTAYMMLPRQQDPTINFNWISVTTTLPGASAQDVELRVTNPLEDAVRSISDMRFVSSNSREGVSSMLIRFEDIDERTFDKHVSSIRRELQNAEAELPDEASEPWIIEITSGNAFPSAMLAVTAAAQDDNLRQQAEIVRKDLERIAGVDRVDAIALDDPEIQVQLNLERLQALGISPAQVSDSVALWFKDVSAGSVSLGDQSWLVRLEGRSDQTDDVMQIPLVGATGDLRLSRLADVVRTTKKSAQLARVDDRPAVVFAIMKKDSANTLDLVSAVREYMGERNQLEVKSGVRLELLDDQTVPTRQAISLMQNNALIGLLLVLLVAWLFLGLRIAVLTAIGIPFILAGTFWVLWMMGETLNVVVLIGVVIVLGMLVDDAVVVVEAIYHRLQHGVTPLEAALDSLREVAQPVTSAVLTTMAAFMPLMLLPGILGDFMRVIPLVVTIALAISLVEAFWMLPAHVLVAKISFDKPSKMQQRRQRITAKIQRTYIRALLKSLRRPYLTLIIVFSVFVGAMGLIGAGFIKMDFFASDAKRVFYINVEMPPDTRLERTLEVVQVVEDRARQFLRPEDTLALASYSGQMFTDREPYFGDHYGQIVVGLQPKTPDNRSVDELMDAMRDEVTSVIGPVRISFLRLAGGPPVSKPISVKVRGDNYEELRSAANDLQAVMSEQPDIRDITDDAGAGRMSLTMQPDYTAITQAGINPADVLRAVQLLVDGEVVADMQSQGQKLEVRIKAAPGRYQRIDDLLAFRIPDKNGVMVPLNALVNAQYQTTLGNIRHYNFRRAITVEADLREGGMDTVAANTWLQAQWDEKLQSRYPTLGLDFSGELDDIKESMDYIGLLFLFGVGVMYLILGTQFTSYSQPLIILVTVPMAFTGVVLGLWLTNNPLSLYTLYGVVALAGIAVNAAIVLISAANQRLDKGMSVLHATLYASRRRVIPILITSLTTIAGLFSLATGLGGKSLIWGPVATAIVAGLVFSTVLTLFVIPLLYRLSMRKRPAVVSPD
- the hisF gene encoding imidazole glycerol phosphate synthase subunit HisF; the encoded protein is MALAKRIIPCLDVENGRVVKGVQFLDIRDAGDPVEVAKRYDEQGADEITFLDITATHEGRDTMVHTVEKMASQVFIPLTVGGGIRTCDDIRTMLNAGADKVSINSAAVFNPEFVREAAQRFGSQCIVVAIDAKKVSKADEEDRWEIFTHGGRKPTGLDAVEWAKKMVDYGAGEILLTSMDQDGVKNGYDLGVTRAISEAVHVPVIASGGVGNLDHLVDGVIEGKADAVLAASIFHFNEYSIPEAKAYMQARGIEVRL
- a CDS encoding efflux RND transporter periplasmic adaptor subunit, which gives rise to MLKCINKDVLCSVAGGLIAFCAPLYAATPVIVKPLSSVVSFEELTAPATVVNEQHIVVSAEITAKLLELPVKVGDSVAKGQALAELDCQDYLLYEEQAKQRAKSLSSQVGLASRQLKRTKKLQTTGSVSVDVLNQRQSELNSLWAQLQGGKAEEAISALNVGRCSVLAPFDGVVTEVYTAPGALLPSGAAVVKLLDTRRGEVSAALQPEQVTSLGASENIWLRTGENRYPVTVRSILPFIKSTARTQEVRLEFAQAQALSGATGELVWQKAQPSIPAMYTVTRGNQVGVMLADGNKARFAAIPGAKPGQSVTTRLSPTAQLIVSGQYVLNDGDEITIEQGEDERDNPTAQ